Genomic segment of Streptosporangium sp. NBC_01755:
GATCGACAACATCGAGCGTGCCCGCAAGCGCGGAGGCGGCCTGGAGGCCGGCGGCGCCGACTGGCAGACCATCATGTACGAGGGCTACGCCCCCGGCGGCGTCGCGGTGCTGATCGAGTGCCTCACCGACAACCGCAACCGCGCGGCCTCCGAGGTCCGGGTCGCGCTGACCCGCAACGGCGGCTCGCTGGCCGACCCGGGCTCGGTGTCCTACATGTTCAACCGCAAGGGCGTCGTGCTCGTCCCCAAGGGGGAGCTGGGTGAGGACGACGTGCTGACCGCGGTCCTCGACGCGGGGGCCGAAGAGGTCAACGACCTGGGCGACCAGTTCGAGGTCGTCTCCGAGGCCACCGACCTCGTCCCGGTCCGCAAGGCCCTGCAGGAGGCCGGGATCGACTACGACTCGGCCGAGTCCGGCTTCATGCCGACGATGAACGTCCCGCTCGACGAGGACGGCGCCCGTAAGGTCTTCCGGCTGATCGACGCCCTCGAGGACAGCGACGACGTGCAGAACGTCTGGGCCAACT
This window contains:
- a CDS encoding YebC/PmpR family DNA-binding transcriptional regulator; this translates as MSGHSKWATTKHKKAALDSKRGKLFAKLIKNIEVAARTGGPDPDGNPTLYDAITKARKSSVPIDNIERARKRGGGLEAGGADWQTIMYEGYAPGGVAVLIECLTDNRNRAASEVRVALTRNGGSLADPGSVSYMFNRKGVVLVPKGELGEDDVLTAVLDAGAEEVNDLGDQFEVVSEATDLVPVRKALQEAGIDYDSAESGFMPTMNVPLDEDGARKVFRLIDALEDSDDVQNVWANFDVSDEVMEKLDA